A part of Capsicum annuum cultivar UCD-10X-F1 chromosome 6, UCD10Xv1.1, whole genome shotgun sequence genomic DNA contains:
- the LOC107874690 gene encoding CASP-like protein 1F1, which translates to MENNGAKNRQNPPLKSHKCSFGAQILLRILAIAFTLAATLLILNSQQTAIVYGIEMDARYSYSPAFKFFAIANIIGCVFSVLSLFFATVVCLKRLDPKNYFFLFLHDMIMMGLLLAGCAAATAIGYVGNYGESHSGWMPICDHVSKFCHKVTNSVILSYVAVLLYLCLTIISANQSRNIQV; encoded by the exons atggaaaacaaTGGTGCAAAAAATAGGCAAAACCCACCTTTGAAATCTCACAAATGTTCATTTGGTGCCCAAATTTTATTGAGAATTTTGGCCATTGCATTCACATTGGCTGCCACTTTGCTTATTCTCAACAGCCAACAGACCGCTATTGTTTATGGCATTGAAATGGATGCACGTTATAGTTATTCTCCAGCTTTCAA GTTCTTTGCTATTGCAAATATAATAGGATGTGTCTTCTCTGTATTGTCCTTGTTTTTTGCCACTGTTGTTTGCCTTAAAAGGCTTGATCCaaagaattattttttcttgttccttcATGATATG ATTATGATGGGATTGCTACTGGCTGGATGTGCAGCAGCAACAGCAATTGGATATGTGGGGAATTATGGAGAGAGCCATTCAGGATGGATGCCCATTTGTGATCATGTTTCCAAATTCTGTCACAAAGTTACAAATAGTGTCATTCTCTCTTACGTTGCAGTGCTCCTCTACCTCTGCCTCACTATAATCTCTGCAAATCAATCCAGAAATATCCAAGTTTAA